TTCAAATTAAAGGTGATTTACAACCGAAATTATTAGCAGAACTATTTAGAAATATAAGGGATCTACAACAAACGAATAATCGTATGATTACGAAATCAGAGCAAAGGTTACAACTACTAAAATTTAGCGAAGAACGATTACAAGTATCCTCTAAATCATGTCAAATAACATGTACGATGGAGAATTTATCTACAGTTGTTCAACAAAGTTATCAACAGATGTTGGAGCATAAACAGAATTTGGAGAGCTCCCTTGACAGGAAGACGGAATTACAACAGCAAATAGAAGAGTTGCAACTACTCGATGATATGTATCAAGGTGAAATGATGAAACTACTCAAAGAAGCTAATGTCAACACTATAGATGAATTTTATGAAGCTGCTGATCAATATGCACAATTTGAGAATGCAATGCTTGAAATTAAACAAATCGATGCACAACTTCAAATGTATAACGATAAAATACTCTTGTTAAAATTGACAATTCAAGAAGCAAATAATCAATTACATCAATACAAAGAACATGAATTACAGCTTCAACAACACAAAAATATTCTTTTAAAAGAACAAGCAACTCTTCAAGCAAAAATAGAACATCTTTTACTAGATCAACAATATGGAAATCAGTTACAGAAATTCGAACAACAAAAAGCAGCTTTTAATGAAAATGCAAAGGAATGGGTCATTAAGAAACTTATTTCATCAGCTATTCAAGAAACGATACATCAACTAAAAGAGGAAAAGCTTCCGACAGTATTACAGCAAGCGGAATCTTTCTTTAAAATATTAACAAATAATCGATATGAAAAACTTTATATGAATACAGAAGGTAGATTTGAAGTATTATCAGTAGAGGGAATCCGTTATTCAATTGCAGAACTATCCCAAGCTACTAAAGAACAATCTTATATTGCGCTACGTTATGCATTAGCGAATTCCCTTAAACAATCTGTACCATTTCCAATCATAATGGACGATCCATTTGTCCATTTTGATCGTTTGCGAATTACTTACATGGTACAATTAATGAAAAGTATTGCGATTGAACATCAAATACTTTACTTTACATGTCATGAAGACATGCTTGATCAATGGGACAAAGCAAATATCATCCATGTGGCAGAACTCAAAAATGAAAGGGGATTGACTTCGGTATGAATGGGGTTGCAACATTACAAGCAGGCGCACCAGTCGATCAGTATTTACTTATCAAACAAGCAACAAAAGGTGTTACAACAATGGGAAAACCATTTATGACACTAATTTTACAAGATAAAAGTGGTAGTATCGAGGCTAAGCTTTGGGATACTGGCGAAGAGCAAGAGAAATTGTACCAAGCAGGTGGAATTGTCCGCATCGGAGGAGAAATTCATGATTATCGTGGGAAGTTACAATTACGGATTAAAACAATTCGTCCGGTAAATCATGATGAAAATATCTCAGTAACCGAATTAGTGCAATCTGCTGAAACGCCAAAAGAGGAATTATTTGATCAATTAATGGGATTTTTCTTTGAAATCAAAAATCCAAATATTTCTCGTATAACACGATACTTAATAATGGAAAATCAACACGCATTAATGACTTATCCAGCCGCAACAAAAAATCATCATGATTATGCTTCAGGATTATTAGATCATGTTGTATCGATGCTAAAGCTTGGAAAAGCAATTGCTGATTTATATCCAACTTTAAATAGAGATTTATTATATGCAGGTATCATCTTACATGATATTGGTAAGTTAGTAGAGTTATCTGGACCAGTTTCGACAAGTTACACAATAACAGGAAATATGTTAGGTCATATTTCAATAATGGTAAGTGAAATTGCACTTGCAGCAGATTCACTAAAAATCGAAGGAGAAGAAGTAATGCTACTTCAACATATGGTTTTATCTCATCATGGTAAAGAGGAGTGGGGTAGCCCTAAAAAACCAATGCTGCAAGAAGCAGAAATGTTACATTATATTGATAACATTGATGCGAAGATGAATACTTTAAAACGCGCACTAGCAAAAACACAACCTGGAGAATTCACAGAACGACTATTCCCACTTGATAATCGCGCATTCTATAAACCGACAATCGACTAATCAAAAAATAGCTCTTACCAGAAGGGTGAGAGCTATAAACAAAAACCTCGGACAATAGTTTGTCCGAGGTTTTTTTAGGGAAATTATTTAGATGCAGAAGCTGAGTTTGTAAATTGAGATAGAGCATCTTTTAAGTCTTTATCTTTAATTTTTACATCAGCATCTTTGATTAGTTTTGATACTTTTGCTAATAATTGAGATTGGTCAGCTTTTTGAAGTTGTAATTTTTTCTTAATTTCAGCTTTATTATCTTCAAAAGTACCTTTTACTTTAGCGTCACGAATATCTTCTAATTTGATGATATGGTAACCATATGAAGTTTTTACAGGTTCACTAATTTCACCTTTTTTAAGTGCGTAAGCGGCTTTTGTGAATTCAGGAACCATTTTATCTGGACCGAACCAACCTAGTTCACCACCAGCAGCTTTTGAACCAGTGTCAGTTGAATATTTTTTAGCAAGTGTAGCGAAGTCTTCACCTTTATCTAATTTAGCTTTAATTTCTTTTGCTGTTTTTTCATCAGCAACAAGAATATGGCTAGCTTTTAATTCTTTTTTCATTTCTTCGTAATAAGCTTTCATGTCTGCATCAGAAACTGTTACACCATCAGCTAAAGCAGCTTCTTGTAAAAGATTTAGTTTGATACTACGTTTAAATGATTTTTCATTCATATTTTGAGCAGCTAATGTTTGTTCATAACTACTACCCATTTGTTTTTTTTGTTTTTCGAATTCAGCGGTTACTTCTTTATCTGATACTTTATACTTATCGTTTAATACTTTTTCAATAATAAGTAATTGTAATGCTGAATCACCAACAGAGTCTTTCATTTCGTTGTATAGTTGATCTTTTGTGACATCGCCTACTTTTGTAGTAGCAACTTTTTCATTTCCAGCGTTGCCGCATGCAGACAATGCAAGTACAGACGCTGCAAGTGTTAATGATAAAACTGTTTTTTTCATCTTCCTTATCTCTCCCAACTTTGGTCACTTCAACTTATGCAAATGTAACTATACCATAGAACGAAAAAAAAAGGAAAAGGTTGCAATAAAAAGCGCCTAAAGAAGATGAGCGTCAATGCATACGATAGTGAAGAAAGGGGGTGTAAGAGATGAGTGGAGGTTATCAAAATAATTATGGTGCTAATGGCTTTGCACTTGTGGTTGTTCTATTCATCCTATTGATCATCGTGGGTGCAGCTTTTATGGGTTACGGTGGTTACTAAGGATGCAAAAGACCATTTACCAAATGGTAAATGGTCTTCTTTTTATAGTTTAACAGGGCACGAGAAAACATCATGACCATGCGTAGCCTATTTTATAGAGTAGACATCATTTCTAAGTAAAATGATATCAGTAAAATTGTGATAAGCACATTAATTGTGCGATAAATTTTAGGTTGCTTTTCCTCGGGAATCTCTTTCTGAGCGCATAGAGCGTAAGTCATCCGATTGATTTGGAACAGATAGAACACCGAGAATAGGACGACAATGGCAATGATCAAGTCTTTTCCTCCCCTCTAATATACGTCTATAGCATAACAAAAGTGTAACAGTCATGACAAGTTTGTCATCCTTTGTTGGTAACAGGAATAAGAATCTCAAATCCTTTCTCTGTCTCTTCTATTAATGCTTTTTTAGGTGAGCGAATTAAATGTTTTACATAAAGTAGATCTATTAAGCATAAACCACAATGGTATGCTAGCAAGATAGAAAAATAATGTCTAAAACTAGGGAAGATAACGGCCCCTATTATAAGTATACTGTTTAAAACAGTAAAAGGTACCATTAGAGCAATAAGATAGCGTGATTTTAGTATTGGCTCATGTATACGCATGGCTAAAACAGGTAGAAATTTAAATTGTTTTTCTATAGAATAGCGCAATCTTTTACGATAACGCATTAATGGGAAAAAGTGCAATAGCTTATGAACAGGATAGATCATTAAAAACACTAAAACAAATAGTGGGAATAATCGATCAGATACAGGGCTATCTTTATAAGCAGTCATTGAAATATAAAAGATTGAAAAGACCATCATTACAAAGATGGCGGAAAATAAAAAAATACGATCATGGCCGTATTGTTTTTGTACATTAATGGTTTTCCAGCAATGCAACTTCTAGCATCTCCAATTTCTAAAATTAAATTAAATCATCGATACATAACGATAAAGGTTTTTTATTTGAAAATCAAGCTAAATTTTTTGAACACAAATCACTATTATGATAAAGAAAAAGACGGATCAACACCAAAAATTGCGTAAGGCCATTATTGGGTGTTGAACCGTCTATCTAGTCTTCCATATTTCGTAGGGAATCTTCAAAAATATCCATAAAGTCATCACCGTAGATGTTACGGATTAATGCGATTAATTCTAAAAATTGTGGGAATTTCCCATACATTTCTTTTAAAGGTACCGATCCCTCAATAACACAATGCTTTGTTTGATTAAAGTTTTCATAAAGCTCTAAAAGTAATGATTGACCTTTTTCGGTGAGCTCAACATATGTATTTCTTTTATCATCATCACGCTTAGAGAATGATAGCAAGCCACGTTCTTCTAAATTTTTCGAAAAATTAAAAGCTGTTGATACATGCATCACCCCGAATTTTGCAATATCAGAGATGGAAGCACCTTTTAAATTATTGGCAATTAGTAATACATGGTGTTCGTTTATATTCAAATCATATGGTTTGATCCATGCTTGCCAATCTTTTTCTACGGCTTTCCAGAGAGCTTTAGATAATTGAGCAATACGTTGTGAATAGAGCATGGCTTCTTTAGCTGCAATTAATTCTTCGGACATAACTATCACCGCTTTCGTAATTTCTTAATATTATATCATTTCCTTACAAAAATATACAATAGAATAAAGAAATGTTATAGAGGGAAAGTTTATAGTTATAATATTGTATTAAAATAAGTTATTCACTTTTTACTTTTCTATTTTGAAAAGCATTGACTTGTTGTTGAATTTCATCCACTGAATTTTGTAAAGCTTCGATTTCTTGTTGTAACTGTTGTTGTATAGGTGCAGTTTCTTCTTGCCAGTTGACAACAGAAACTTTAGCATCCTCCACAAATTTTGGAATTGTCTCTTTTACTTCAGATTTTATGTTATTAATCGAGTTTTTAACAATTGTCATTTTTTGTTTTAAATCTTGTATCTGATTGTTTGCATTATTTTTCGTAGTTTTTAGGGATGATCGTAACTCTTTTCCTGATTTAGGTGTCGTCAATAGCACTGTTGTTGCAGCACCAAGAAGTCCAGAAGTTAGACCGAGTAAAAAAGCAGTTGGTTTCATAATATTCAGTCTCCTTTCACTATATATATTTCCTTCATTTACTATATTAAAACATGTTTTTAAAAAAATAAAAGAAGATATCTCATATTTAGAGAAACAATCTACGAGATATCTCTTGATATTTGATCATATGAAACAAAAAGTTGACCCAAAGTAGCTTAAGGGCCAACTTTTTTGTTCGTTATGCCTGATTCAAAGCTGTTGTAAATTTAGAACGTTTTACGAGATTCATAATAATTGGGTAAATAATTATGAATGCTACGATATTAATGGCTACAGCAGGTAATACTACTGTTAAGAATAATGCGCCGAAAGGAATATCAGCACCAGTTACTAGAATTGCAGAACCTAAAAAGACGCTTCCTGAGATTATTGTACCAATACCAGCAAGGATTGCTGAAACTGCAACTTTTTGAGCCGCTTTTTTCAATAACACAACAACTGCATAAAAAACAAATGCTGTAACAAATTTATCGATTATATTTGGTACAAAACCGCCTGGAAATGTAGAAAATAGTCCTGAAATTATACCGGTGGTTACAGCTAGCAAAAATACTTCTTTTACTCGAGGGAAAAGTAGAATTCCAACGAACATCATTGTAAGCATGAAGTCTGGTTTCATACCACCATTAATCCCAGGAATAACAACGTATAAGGCTGCCCCAACACCAACTAGTAGTGCCATTAATACTAAATTTTTCGTATTCATTTCTCATCTCTCCTATTCAGATGCCTAAGCTCGACTATTTGTTCTCCTTCCGTATCCTCGTGATCGAAAGCGAAAACTTATAATGATTTTACAGTTTAATTGTTTGAAAGGCAAGAGGATTTGGCTTGTTCTATGGGGTTTCTAGAAATTACCAACGATAACTATTTTGCATATTTTGAAGAACCAATGTGTTAAAATGTGCGCATGAAAAAACTAAAAATAGACGATTCATTTAAAAACTACTTATAAAGATTGATAAATAGTTGATCGTATGTATGAATATATAAAATAGTAGTAAATTTATAAAAAAACCTAATAAAAGCGCAGAAAATCTTTCTGCGCTATCTTATCTATTATTTATTTAGGTTGGCTTTAATTTCTTCAGCTAGTCCGGTTAGAATATCTGGAGTAAATTCATCTTGTTTTGTGATCCAAGTAGGTTTATATCCGTCTGTTTCATCATATCTTGGGATAAAGTGCAAATGGAAATGGAAGACGCTTTGACCAGCAGGTGCTCCGTTGTTATTTAATAGATTCATGCCAGCTGGTTTAAAAGAATCCTTAATCGCATTCGCAATGCGAGGAGCAACTTTAAAAAGATTAGCGGCTGTATCTTCAGACATTTCAAAAACATTCGCTACATGTTCTTTTGGAATTAATAATGTATGTCCTTTTGTTAATGGACTGATATCCATAAAAGCATAGACATACTCGTCTTCGTAGATTTTTGTACTGGGAATTGAGCCGTCGATAATTTTGCAAAATAAACAATCGCTCATAAAAAACACACCTTTCACTATTTTGCTATTCATTTTACCACATAGGAACTGCTAGAAAGAGGAATTTTTGATAAAATGTAAGAAGAAGAGGAGTTGACTTCGAATGACGGTTTTAGAATTACAATCGGTAACCGGTGGTTATACACGAAAACCTGTTATCCACGATTTATCTTTTACGATTGAGCCAGGAGAGTTAGTAGGGTTAATAGGTTTAAACGGTGCAGGTAAGAGCACAACAATTAAACATATTATCGGATTAATGACACCACAAAAAGGAGAAATTTTACTAAATGGTGTGTCAATAAAAGACAATATGGATCAATATCGATCATCCTTCTCCTATATACCAGAAACACCAGTGCTGTATGATGAACTTACTCTCAAAGAACATCTAGAGTTAACTGCAATGGCATATGGGATTGATTTAGAAACCATGGAAAATCGCGTAACGCCATTATTAAAAGAATTTAGAATGGAGAAACGTTTAAATTGGTTTCCATCACATTTTTCTAAAGGGATGCGTCAAAAAGTAATGATTATGTGCGCCTTCTTAGTAAATCCTTCTTTATACATCATTGATGAACCATTTTTAGGGCTGGATCCATTAGCAATTCAATCATTGTTAGATCAAATGGATGAAAAGAAAAAAGAAGGGGCAGCCATTTTAATGTCAACGCATGTATTAGCAACAGCAGAAAAACATTGCGATAAAATCCTTTTATTGCATAATGGTCGTTTGCGTGCATATGGTACGATGAATGATTTACGCCGAACATTCAATATGCCAAATGCAACTCTTGATGATTTATATATTGCTATGACGAAGGAGCAAGACGATGAATAGCTTGTATGATGTTTGGCGTACACGGTTCACCCATTATATGGGTGAGGTTCAAAAGTATATGCGCTTTGTCTTTACAGGTCATTTAGCTATTGTCATTATGTTTGTACTTGGTGCAGGTGGTTATCAATATAGCCAATGGCTAAAAGTTGCATCAAGTGATTTTCCAGCAATCTGGCTTGCTGCTGCGATTATGGGGATTCTTCTAGGTTTCAGTCGTCCTGTTACACTGATTCGAAAACCGGACGAGGTATATTTGCTTCCACTTGAAACCAAATTACCTCAGTATTTCAATAAAGCTATAAAATACACTTTAGGTTCACAGATTATACTAGTTGTCTTACTGTATTTGGTAACTTGGCCAATGTTACGACAAGTAGCAGGGCTTAAACCTTCTACAATACTAGTAGGATTGGTCGCTGCACTTTTACTAAAATGGTGGAACATCCATAGTGAATTTTCATACCGATGGGCTTATAAAGGGCATCATGTATGGATGGATCGAATTGTTCGAATGATTTGTTCATTTGTACTCATTGCATCCATTTTGTACATTCAATTTATTCCAATTATTATCATGATCTTAATTATTTTTTCTTATCCAATGTTCTGGAAAAAGAAATTACAAGAAACGCCTTTTCCATATGAACATTTTGTTCGATTAGAAGAAAATCGAATGATGGCAATTTATAGATTTGCTAATTATTTTACGGATGTTCCAAACATTCATGGAAGTATTAAACGACGAGCTTGGTTAGATTGGGCCTATAAACTAATTCCATATGCAAAACAAAATACACAGGCATATTTAGTTTTCCGTACCTTTGTACGTACGGATGATCATTTTTATTTGTGGCTTCGCTTAACAGTTATATCTGCACTAGCATCAGCGTTTATCCATATTCCTGTTGCCATTGCTGTAGTTGTTGCAGCGCTTGCTTTTGCAACAGCAATTCAATTGAAGCAAGCTTTGACAACATCAACGGATTTCCGTATGGACATGCTTTATCCATTACCAGAGAATTCACGCAAAAAAGCAACAGTGAAAATTGTTCGCTACACGATTATAATCCAAGCCATCATTGTTTTACTTGCAGGAATAGGAACACCCTATTTCTATTTCCAAGGATTAATCGCGCTAATTATAGGAGAGTTAACTCTTCGTTTAAGTAAATAATTTAAAATCGACTAATGTCTAAATGAGATTAGTCGATTTTTTCATTTAAAAGAATGAGTTCATGTTCATAGTAAGCATTTAGATTGATATATCTAGAATAATAGATATAATGACACTATGGAACCATTACTAATTTTTAAAGCATTATCAAATGAAAAAAGATTAATGATTTTAGAATGGCTAAAAAACCCAGAGCAACATTTTGTCCAACAGAAGCATCTTTCAGAAAGCGATCATTTTGAAGGAGGGGTATGTGTAGGGAGTATTTGTGATAAAGCAGAGCTTGTTCAGTCTGTTACTTCAAGCTATCTGAATATGATGCAAAATGCAGGTTTGTTGGAGTCTAAGCGTATCGGTAAATGGACATATTATAGAAGAAATGAAAAAGTTATTAAACAACTTAGTGAGTATATCCATAAAGAATTATAGGCGGCTAGCAATGTTTTAATGCTTCTGCCTTTCATTAAAAAATAAGATATCTATAATTTTAGATATAAAGATATAAAAGGAGTGTTAAATGATGGGGAATGGCAAAAAAGTAAAGGATATTGAGCTTTCAGTTTTGGATTTAGTAGCAGTTTTAAAAGGTCATGATGCTGCTTATTCATTTCAGAATAGCTTGAAACTTGCTCAAAAAGTAGAAACGTTCGGATACAAACGCTATTGGTTTGCAGAACATCATAATAGTCCAAGTATTGCTAGTTCAGCTACCTCTCTATTAATTAGTCATATTGCGCAGGGTACTGAAAAAATACGTGTTGGTTCAGGAGGGATTATGCTACCAAATCATGTACCGCTAGTAATCGCAGAACAATTTGGTACTTTAGATGCTCTATATCCAGGACGAATTGACTTAGGATTAGGAAGAGCACCAGGTACAGATCCCATAACAGCTCAAGCTCTTCGCCGAAATTTACAAGGATCAGGTGAGGACTTTCCACAAAATGTATTGGAATTACAACAATATTTAAGCGACAATCCGAATGGGCATGTACATGCATATCCTGGGGAAGGTTCAAATATTCCAATTTATCTACTTGGATCTAGTTTATTTAGTGCGAGACTCGCAGGGATGTTAGGCTTACCCTATGCATTTGCTAGCCATTTTGCACCAACCTATTTGCGAGACGCACTCCGTATGTATCGAGATTCTTTCCAACCATCTGAGCAGTTGAAAGAACCCTATACAATTGCATGTGTAAATGTTATTGCTGCTGACTCGAATGAGGAAGCCAAAAAAATAGCATCAAGTTTGTATCTGTATTTTTTAAATGTAGTTCGAGGGACAAAAAATCAGTTAAATCCTCCAGTCGATTCTTTAGACGGTTATTGGTCTGACGCTGAAAAGAGTGCTGTTATGCAATCTCTATACTACACATTTATCGGTGATGAAGATAGAATTGCACAGGATCTAGGTACATTTGTAGCAGATACAGATGTTGATGAGATTATGGCATGCTCACATATATATGACCCTGCTGCGCGTATTCGATCATATGAAATATTGGCAAATGCTATAAGAAGATAAAAGAAGATCAGCCTATTGAGGAATGGAGCTATTTTTAATTAACGAGTAAAAAAGCTATGCATGTGTTCATTTTATGCATAGCTTTATTGTACTATTTATGATTATGGTATAGAATTGCAGCGGTACCAAGCGTTTTTGCTGCAATAAGCATAGCTTCTTCTGCAAAATCAAATTTTGCATGGTGATGTGGATATGCAATGCCTTCTTTTGGTTTAGCCCCTGTAAAGAAGAATGTACCAGGGATTTTCTCTACATAATAACCAAAATCTTCTCCTACCATAACTGCATCCATTTCAGCAACTTCCGTTATACCAGGTATCGTTTCTGCTACACGGGCCATAAATACAGTTTCCTTTTCATGATTAATCAGTGGAATATATCCTCGTAAATAATGAAACTCATAATCTGCATTTGCGGCGAAGCAAACTCCTTTAACTACGCGTTCCATTTCTTCGATGATTTTTTCACGAACAGTAACATCAAAAGTTCGAACAGTACCGGTAAGTGTTGCTTCTCCAGCGATAATATTAAAAGCACTACCAGAGTGAAATGAACCAATTGTTAGTACAGCTGGATGAGTTGGGTTAATACGTCTAGCTATTATTTGCTGCAATTGGACAACTAATTCTGCACCAACAGTGACAGCATCGATCGTTGTATGTGGTGCGCCACCATGTCCGCCATTTCCTATTATTTTAATCGTAAAATTATCCGCACCTGCCATCATAGGACCGCTTCGATAATGGATTGTACCTAATGGAAATTGTGACCATAAATGAGTTCCGAAAATTGCATCTACACCAGTTAAACAACCTGCTTCAATCATTGGTTTAGCGCCTCCAGGAGCGACTTCCTCTGCAAATTGATGGATCAAT
This window of the Rummeliibacillus pycnus genome carries:
- the yhaM gene encoding 3'-5' exoribonuclease YhaM — protein: MNGVATLQAGAPVDQYLLIKQATKGVTTMGKPFMTLILQDKSGSIEAKLWDTGEEQEKLYQAGGIVRIGGEIHDYRGKLQLRIKTIRPVNHDENISVTELVQSAETPKEELFDQLMGFFFEIKNPNISRITRYLIMENQHALMTYPAATKNHHDYASGLLDHVVSMLKLGKAIADLYPTLNRDLLYAGIILHDIGKLVELSGPVSTSYTITGNMLGHISIMVSEIALAADSLKIEGEEVMLLQHMVLSHHGKEEWGSPKKPMLQEAEMLHYIDNIDAKMNTLKRALAKTQPGEFTERLFPLDNRAFYKPTID
- a CDS encoding peptidylprolyl isomerase, producing the protein MKKTVLSLTLAASVLALSACGNAGNEKVATTKVGDVTKDQLYNEMKDSVGDSALQLLIIEKVLNDKYKVSDKEVTAEFEKQKKQMGSSYEQTLAAQNMNEKSFKRSIKLNLLQEAALADGVTVSDADMKAYYEEMKKELKASHILVADEKTAKEIKAKLDKGEDFATLAKKYSTDTGSKAAGGELGWFGPDKMVPEFTKAAYALKKGEISEPVKTSYGYHIIKLEDIRDAKVKGTFEDNKAEIKKKLQLQKADQSQLLAKVSKLIKDADVKIKDKDLKDALSQFTNSASASK
- a CDS encoding YjcZ family sporulation protein, coding for MSGGYQNNYGANGFALVVVLFILLIIVGAAFMGYGGY
- a CDS encoding DUF3267 domain-containing protein — protein: MHCWKTINVQKQYGHDRIFLFSAIFVMMVFSIFYISMTAYKDSPVSDRLFPLFVLVFLMIYPVHKLLHFFPLMRYRKRLRYSIEKQFKFLPVLAMRIHEPILKSRYLIALMVPFTVLNSILIIGAVIFPSFRHYFSILLAYHCGLCLIDLLYVKHLIRSPKKALIEETEKGFEILIPVTNKG
- a CDS encoding HTH-type transcriptional regulator Hpr — its product is MVMSEELIAAKEAMLYSQRIAQLSKALWKAVEKDWQAWIKPYDLNINEHHVLLIANNLKGASISDIAKFGVMHVSTAFNFSKNLEERGLLSFSKRDDDKRNTYVELTEKGQSLLLELYENFNQTKHCVIEGSVPLKEMYGKFPQFLELIALIRNIYGDDFMDIFEDSLRNMED
- a CDS encoding YtxH domain-containing protein, producing the protein MKPTAFLLGLTSGLLGAATTVLLTTPKSGKELRSSLKTTKNNANNQIQDLKQKMTIVKNSINNIKSEVKETIPKFVEDAKVSVVNWQEETAPIQQQLQQEIEALQNSVDEIQQQVNAFQNRKVKSE
- a CDS encoding tryptophan transporter, with translation MNTKNLVLMALLVGVGAALYVVIPGINGGMKPDFMLTMMFVGILLFPRVKEVFLLAVTTGIISGLFSTFPGGFVPNIIDKFVTAFVFYAVVVLLKKAAQKVAVSAILAGIGTIISGSVFLGSAILVTGADIPFGALFLTVVLPAVAINIVAFIIIYPIIMNLVKRSKFTTALNQA
- a CDS encoding HIT family protein, with translation MSDCLFCKIIDGSIPSTKIYEDEYVYAFMDISPLTKGHTLLIPKEHVANVFEMSEDTAANLFKVAPRIANAIKDSFKPAGMNLLNNNGAPAGQSVFHFHLHFIPRYDETDGYKPTWITKQDEFTPDILTGLAEEIKANLNK
- a CDS encoding ABC transporter ATP-binding protein, producing MTVLELQSVTGGYTRKPVIHDLSFTIEPGELVGLIGLNGAGKSTTIKHIIGLMTPQKGEILLNGVSIKDNMDQYRSSFSYIPETPVLYDELTLKEHLELTAMAYGIDLETMENRVTPLLKEFRMEKRLNWFPSHFSKGMRQKVMIMCAFLVNPSLYIIDEPFLGLDPLAIQSLLDQMDEKKKEGAAILMSTHVLATAEKHCDKILLLHNGRLRAYGTMNDLRRTFNMPNATLDDLYIAMTKEQDDE
- a CDS encoding ABC transporter permease yields the protein MNSLYDVWRTRFTHYMGEVQKYMRFVFTGHLAIVIMFVLGAGGYQYSQWLKVASSDFPAIWLAAAIMGILLGFSRPVTLIRKPDEVYLLPLETKLPQYFNKAIKYTLGSQIILVVLLYLVTWPMLRQVAGLKPSTILVGLVAALLLKWWNIHSEFSYRWAYKGHHVWMDRIVRMICSFVLIASILYIQFIPIIIMILIIFSYPMFWKKKLQETPFPYEHFVRLEENRMMAIYRFANYFTDVPNIHGSIKRRAWLDWAYKLIPYAKQNTQAYLVFRTFVRTDDHFYLWLRLTVISALASAFIHIPVAIAVVVAALAFATAIQLKQALTTSTDFRMDMLYPLPENSRKKATVKIVRYTIIIQAIIVLLAGIGTPYFYFQGLIALIIGELTLRLSK
- a CDS encoding ArsR/SmtB family transcription factor; its protein translation is MEPLLIFKALSNEKRLMILEWLKNPEQHFVQQKHLSESDHFEGGVCVGSICDKAELVQSVTSSYLNMMQNAGLLESKRIGKWTYYRRNEKVIKQLSEYIHKEL
- a CDS encoding LLM class flavin-dependent oxidoreductase, giving the protein MGNGKKVKDIELSVLDLVAVLKGHDAAYSFQNSLKLAQKVETFGYKRYWFAEHHNSPSIASSATSLLISHIAQGTEKIRVGSGGIMLPNHVPLVIAEQFGTLDALYPGRIDLGLGRAPGTDPITAQALRRNLQGSGEDFPQNVLELQQYLSDNPNGHVHAYPGEGSNIPIYLLGSSLFSARLAGMLGLPYAFASHFAPTYLRDALRMYRDSFQPSEQLKEPYTIACVNVIAADSNEEAKKIASSLYLYFLNVVRGTKNQLNPPVDSLDGYWSDAEKSAVMQSLYYTFIGDEDRIAQDLGTFVADTDVDEIMACSHIYDPAARIRSYEILANAIRR
- a CDS encoding amidohydrolase — encoded protein: MYEKLLRTIYQDLENSFEEMQTIRRYLHMHPEVSFNEHKTAAYIQNFYRKLDIPFEANVGGNGVVAYLTGGKPGKTVALRADFDALPIQDEKEVSYRSTVAGVSHACGHDGHTATLLILAKILLAHRSEIPGTYVLIHQFAEEVAPGGAKPMIEAGCLTGVDAIFGTHLWSQFPLGTIHYRSGPMMAGADNFTIKIIGNGGHGGAPHTTIDAVTVGAELVVQLQQIIARRINPTHPAVLTIGSFHSGSAFNIIAGEATLTGTVRTFDVTVREKIIEEMERVVKGVCFAANADYEFHYLRGYIPLINHEKETVFMARVAETIPGITEVAEMDAVMVGEDFGYYVEKIPGTFFFTGAKPKEGIAYPHHHAKFDFAEEAMLIAAKTLGTAAILYHNHK